One Streptomonospora salina genomic window, GCTGGCCCTGGGAATGTTCCCGATCGCGACGTCCTCGGCCGTCGCCTTGGCACTGTTCCTGCTGGGCAGCTACCTGGGGCCGCCGCCGCGACGCGAGGTCCTGGTGAAGTTCTGGGGCACTCAGGCCGAGATCGACAGACTGGGCGACGCCGCACGTCCCGCCCGCTGAACCGCCGCCTTCGGCACCTCGCCGAGGCCGGTCCGGACGGCCTCCTCACCCGGTGCCCGGGGGCGTGGCGTTCCCTCTCGCGCCCCCGGGCACCGGGCCGCGGCTCCCCCGCCGGAAGAAGCGGCGGGGGAGCCGCCGCCTCGGCCGGCGGGAGCCTGATCCGGAATGTGCCGCTGCACGAGGTCGCGCAGCCAGACGTCGACCGGCGACATCGCCACCGCTTGGACGGAGGCGAGCCGCGGCCCGCGCTCAGTCCGCGCCGGACGGACCGCCGCCGCGCCGGTCGAGCTGCTCACGCAGAGCCTCCCAGTCGCTCCTGCGCGCCATGACTCGATATACCGGCAGCGACGTGGTCGTTCGCCGCCCCACCGTCATCGTCAGCCGTGTGCCGCCGGCATCGAGGCGCGCCTGCGGACGGATCCCGGTCCGGGCCAGTCGGCCCCGCATCATGGGCACTATCAGTTCCGTCGGAGTCAGGATGAAATAGGGCATGCGGACGTAAAGGATCCCGAAGAACAGGGCGATCACACCGGGGACGAGCGCGGACATCCCCTCATTACCGCCGACGGTCGCCCAGAGCCAGATGCCGAGACCGCAAGTGCCGATGCCCAGCGCCAGGAACATGCCGCAAAGCCACCAGGCGATCCGTACCGTGACCGTCACGCTCTTCTCACCGCTTCCACGGGCGACCGGCTCCGCCGATCAGGGACCTTCAGGCAAAGCCTGATTCTAAGGGAGGCCGGAACCCCGTCGCCACCCGGCCCCGACCGCTTCCGGTCATGGTGGCGACGCGCCATCGCCCCACCTGGGACCGTCCCCCGGGTGTGCGGGGAGCACGGCCGTATGCGCAGCCTTCTCAACCGGCGCGAGGGACCATCCCCGCGTGCACGGGGAGCACGGCCGCCACCGGCGCGTGCGTGCTGGTGCTGCTGGGACCATCCCCGCGTGCACGGGGAGCACGCCAGCCCTTCGCCGGCGAGCACGTTGGCGGCGGGACCATCCCCGCGTGCACGGGGAGCACTCCCCGCCGTCCTGCCTGCTGGCGGTGTAGTCGGGACCATCCCCGCGTGCACGGGGAGCACACTGAATGACCTGCGCCTTCGCCAACCCTATAGGCCGTTTTCCTTCACTTCCCCAGAAACCGACAAAAGCCCCACGCTGCTGCAGCTCGCTCCGCCCCGGCCCCGTTCCGGTCGCTGCAGCGCGAATGGAGGCGCCGCCGCCCGGTCGAAGCTCCCCTCCTGTCCCCATCGCTTGATCGAGCCGCCCCAACGGTCTCCGTGATCGCGGGGGACGCGATCCCGCCGCCGGTGGGGCCGGAGTCGTTGTAGCAGTGGGTGCACTCCAGCGGGCATTTGCGCGTGAGGTCCAGCCAGAGTGTGTCCAGAGGGGGTGTGGTCGCCGGTTCGGGAAGAGCGGTGGTCATTCCTCGTTCCTCTCGCTGTGATGACCGGGCCGCGACGCGGGGATGGCAGCGGCGCGGTCCCGGCGGCCGGACGGCCCTCGTCGCGCCCGGCCGGTGCGCTCGGTCTCTCGGTCGGCGCGTACTCCTTTCGTCATGGCCCGGGAGCGGACGTGTCGGCGGTGGGGGCTAATTCGGGTGCTGCGTGTCGTGCCAGTGCTGCCAGGCGGTTTCCTGCTCCTCCAGCCACGTCCACAGTTCGGCGGGGCGTATCCATCCCGCGTGCCGGTCGCACACGCCGTGAGCGGTGGCGTCGGCGGGGGCGGGCCAGCGGCGGGTGGCGGTCCAGTACCACCCGCCGGGGGTGGGTTCGCACGTGATGTGCCAGGTGGCGCCGAAGCGGTGGTTGAGGTATCCGTGCGGGTCGTGGCCGCCGGGGCCGAGTTGGGCGTCGGGGATAGCGATCATCGCGCGTGCTCCCGTGCCGTGCGGGCGCTTGCGCTGTCGGGCGTGCCGGTCGGTGTCGGGGTGAGGCTGAGCGTGAAGGAGATCCCGTTGCCTCCCGGCAGTGGTTGCCAGGTGTCGGCGAAGGCCTCGACCAGTGCCAGGCCGCGCCCGTGATCGTCGGTGATAGAGGTTCGTGCGCGCTCGGGCCGGGTGGTGGCGCCCGCGTCCTGGACGACGAGGGTCAGGGTGTGCCGGTCGGCGTGGACGTGGACGGTGAAGGTGGATCCGGGGGCGCCGCTGGGCGTGTGGGCGAGCGCGTTGGTGGCGGTTTCCGACAGCAGGAGCACGGATGTGGCGGTGGTCGCGTCGGGGATGCGTCCGGGGGTGCGGGTGAGGGTGTCCTCCAGCCAGCGGCGGGCGGTGCCGACCTGGTCCGGGGTGCCGGGGAAGGTGCGGGCGACCAGGATTCCGGGGGGCGTGAGTGTCATCGGTGCACTCCCGCCGTGGTGGGGGCCGGGTGGGCCAGGTCGGGGCGGGTGGCCAGCAGTCGCCGGACCGCGCTGCACAGCTCGGCCGTGCCGTCGTCGGAGACGGGCAGCACAGGGGGCTCGGGGGCGGGCTGCATCGCCAGGTACGGACGTGCACCGCGCGGACGGCGAGCGCGGCGTCGGCGCCAGGGCGCTGGGGAGACGGACCGTTGGTGGGGTCGCCATCCGGGCGCGGCCTCGTTCTCGGCTTTCGCGGCTTCCCGGACGGTCCAGCACGCCGGGACCGCTGCTGCAAAGTTCGTCATGCTGTCCAGCCTGAAGACAGGAAGGTAGATCCCATAGATCTCACAAAGATCGTGGGATTTGCCGTACGAACATGGGATCGCGCCGGTAGCGTTTGAGGCATGCCCCCTACTTTGTTCTCCGCTGCCCTCACCAAGTTTCGCGAACTGGCAGGGTTAACACAGCTCCAGCTGGCCGGCCGGAGCGGCACCGCGCATTCCAGCGTCAACCGCTGGGAAAACGGCGGTTCGCTGCCCAAGCGGGATAATGCGGAAAGCCTTGATGCTGCCCTAGACGCCAACGGGGAGTTGCTTGCCGCGTGGCGTCGTTCGACTACTGGAACGGGGCTACCGGAGTGGGCTCGCACGCTGGACGCGATCGAGCGCGGAGCGCGTCACCTCTCCATTGCCGCACCGTCCTTGGTACCTGGCTACTTGCAGTGTGAGGAGTACGCGCGGTTCGTTTTCGCCTCCGGTCAGCCGTTCGCGGAATCTGATGAGCTAGACCGGCTTACCAACCTGAGATGCCAGCGGCTCAGGGATCTTCCCCAGCTCAGCATCACCGCTGTGTTCCCACTGTCCGCTGTGGCGGGCGTCCCTACCGCAATCGCTCAACAGCAGGCCCGGTACCTGGTGGAATGGGCTGATACCGATAGGGTTGCGGTCCATGTGGTACCGAGCGGTTCGACGATGCCCGTTCCCACGTCGCCGCTCATGCTCTTCCGCCTTCGTAGCGGGGAACAGGTCGTCACTAGTGACTACGCGGACGGTAGTGTGACCTTGGATCCCGACACGCACGAGCGCATGGGCACGCTGTTCACGACGGCTTTGGCTGCCTCCCTACCGGGCGATCTATCAGTTGCAGCATTGAAGGACATCTACTCATGAGTGACTGGCACACCTCTAGCTACTCCCCCAACGGTTCCAACTGCGTAGAGGTCCGGGAGACGCCTGAAACCGTGGACGTCCGGGACACTCAGAACCGCGCGGTCGGGCATCTCACCTTCGATGCGGCGGAGTGGACGGCGTTCCTGGACGAGGTTCGTTCCGGTCGGCTGTAGACCTCCCTCCTGGCTCGACCTGACCCCTTCGGCTTCGGCTGAGGGGGTTTCGTCATGCCAGGGGGTGTGTGCGGCGTCGGGTGCGGGTCCGCGCAGGTCCCGGGAAAGTCGTCGTTGACCCTGGGTGCGGCTGATCGAAGGATCGGGGGTGTCGGTTCGCCGGTTGTGGGGCGAGGGTTGGCGTGGATCTGTCGGCGGGTATGCGGGCGGTGCTGGACCGGGTGGAAGCGGCGGACTATCCGGCCTGGCGGCGACAAGTCGAGCGGGCGGGCCACTGTGGGGCGCCGGTGCGGGTGCGGAGCTCGGCTGCGGCGGTGGATCGGGCTACGGGTCAGGTGCGGGCGGAGTACTCCTCGGCCGATCAGCCGGACGGGACGCTTCTGGTGGCGTGCGGGGATCGGCGGGCGCGGGATGTAGACGCTGTCGCTGGGACCATCCCCGCGTGCACGGGGAGCACACTGAACGACCTGCGCCTTCGCCAACCCTATAGATCGGTGATGGGGGTTTGCCGAGGGGCTGCGGACCGAGGAGGCACCCTCCGGGAACCACAAGCATCGCCGCCACCACAGAGGTTGCGGCAATGGGGCGCAGCTCGCCCCGCGAGCGAGCCGGCTTGCCGCCGAGCGCACGCCGCACACGGCAACGGGACCCGCCGCCGCCCACTGGAGACGCTTCGCGTCGCGTGCGTGTCCGGGGCCGCCGAGCGCACGCCGCACACGGCAGCGGGACCCACCACCGCCCAGGGCTGGTTCACAGTCGTTCGGTGAGTGCGATGAGGCAGGTCACGGCATCATGACGGTTGCGGCGATCGACCGACACACGACACCGGAACACGCGCTGCTGTGCGGGTCCCGCTCGCTGCGCGCGATCGGCCGGTGGGCCGCCGACACGCCCCGGCACACCCGCACCCGCCTGGGCCGCCGCATCGCCGGTCCTGAACCGGCCGTGCGCATCGCGCCCGGCACCTCCACGATCCGGCGGGTCCGGCAAAGCCCCCACGGGCCACGGGCCACGGGCCGACCGACCTCGCCGCGTCGCGCGGCCCGGCCGCGCTGCCGCTCTCCGCGCCGGGACGCCCGACCGCCCCCGATGCGATCCGGCGGGTCACCTACGCGTACCTCATCCGCCCGCTCGATCTCATCGGGATCGCCTGACCGGCGAGAACCCGCACGATCACCGACGTTGCATCACCCCTGGGCGGCGGCGGGTCCCGCTGCCGTGTGCGGCGTGCGCTCGGCGGCAAGCCGGCTCGCTCGCGGGGCGAGCTGCGCCCCATTGCCGCAACCTTTGTGGTGGCGGTGATGTTTGTGGTTCCCGAGGGGTGCCTCCACAGTCCGCACCCCGGCGGCGGGAGCCGTGTGCGGTGGCAGGGTGGCGGCACGGCACCGTCACGGGAGAGGCTCGTACGTAAAGCCGACCAGTCCGACGACACGTAGGAAACACCCCGTATGGCCGCACGAAAGAAGAGCAAGCGCACGTCCCGTCCGGGCAAAGGCGCCCAGGACATCCATCTGGGCCCGACCCGCGATCCCGGGCCGACCGGCAGCGTCGGCTGCTCCATCGTCCTGATCGCCCTGGTGGTGATCGGCGTCGCCGTCGTGCTACTCGAAACGCTGGGCTGAGGCGGGGACCGGCCCCGGGCTCCTCGGCTCCGGGCCTCCCCCGCCGGCTGCGCGGGCCGACCGGCGGTGGCCGGTGTCGGCCAGCGGATCCCCGGCATCGGGCCACATACGGAGAGGCACTCCGGGCACGGAACCGGGAGTCGGGCCGCATCGGCGGCAGCCGCACCTACCGCACGCGGCGGCCGTCGAACGGCCCGGTGCCCTGGTTCCGGGTGCGGGGAGTCGTCCGTGGCAGTGTCCGTTCCGCTCGCGATCGGGTCCGCCTTCACGCTGATCGCGCTGTGCTATGCCCTCACCGCGGCGCGGATCCACCGGGCACGCCGCGCCGCCCCGTCCGATCCCCCGCCCGGTATGGCCGGGCTCGACCACTATGAGGTCGCGCTGCTGGCAAGCGGCCGCCGGCGCGTGGGCGAGCTCGCGCTGGCCCAGGCGTATCTGGACGGGCTCGTCCATGTGGAGCGCGACGCCGGGATGGTGCTGGACGCTCTGCTGCGGCCCGCCCCGGAGGCCGCGGCCACCCGGATCGACCGCCACCCGGTCGTGTCCCGGGCGCTGCGCGAATGCCTGCGCCGGTCCCGCGGCCCCACCGGGTTCGCACCGGACGCGCTGGTGGCGGTGGCCGCTGCCAGGTCCGTCTGGGTCACGCAGGCGCTGGCGCGGCTGCGCGCGCACGGCCTCCTGCTGCCCGAGCGGATCGGCCGGGCCCAGGCCCTGCGGCGGTTCGCCGCGGCCGTGCAGATCGCACCGCTGGTGCCGATGGGGCTTGTCGCCACGCTGGTCGCCGGGATACTGCTGTTCTCGCTGGCCGTGCGCTTCCCCGGTGCCCCGCTGTTGGCACTGGCGGGTATCGCCGGGTTCTTCGGCACCGGCGTCGGCCTCTACCTGCTGTTCTTCCGGGTCGGCCCGCCGGCGGCCATGGCGGTGGTCACCGCGATCGCGGCCCTCGCCGCGGCGGCGGGGCTGATCCCGTGGGAGGCCGGCGCGTGGGTGCTCAGCGGGTGCGGCACGTGGTTCGCGGTCTACGGGATCTTCGCCGCCACGAACCGCTACTGCGGGTCGCGCACGATCGCCGGCGACGCCGCGCTGGCCGCTGCGCGGGCCGAACTGCGTTCGGGGGCGGGGACCGCGGAGGAACGGGCGCATGCCGCCGTGGCGCTGTACGGGCTCGCCCACGTGGCCAAGCACGCACGCGGGGACACCGCGGCCGGCTCGGGGGCGGCCGGGGGCGCGATCGAGCGGGTGGGCGCGTTCGCCCGGAGGTGCGGCCGGGTGCGTGACCGCGCGGCCGGTCCGTCGGGCGACGGCGGGCCCGGCGGCTGTGTCGCCGCCGACGGCGGGCCCGGCGGGTTCGGCGGAGGCGACGGCGTCGGCGGGGCTGGCATGGGCGGCGGCTCGGGCGGAGACGGTGGTGGCGGCGCCGACGGAGGAGGCGGCGGGGGTGGCGGCGACTGAAAGACGGTCGGGTGTCCGTCCGCGCACGGCGAGTAATTCCGGGATCGCCGAACGGGTGCCGGGTGCCCCGGAAAACGAGAACGATCTCGGGGTTTTCACCGTTCTCCGGCACTGCGCCGGTAATGACCCCGCGCCCGGCGGGACCGGGTCCGGGCGTGGACCTCTGGCACCGGGGCCGGGCGCGGGCCGCCGGGGCGGTGCGGGGCGGGGCGGTGTGCGGCGGTGCACATCGCGGGCGCGCACCGAATGTCGGCCCCTGCTGTCAGGATCGTTTCCCATGGACGACTCCGACCGGCCGATGCCGCTTCTGAACGCCGACGAACGCACCAACCTGGAGGGATGGCTCGACTTCTACCGCACGACCCTGGACATCAAATGCCGCGGCCTCACCGAAGCGCAGCTGCGCGAGGCCTCCGCCGCGCCGTCGCCGCTGACGCTGCTGGGCCTCGTCCAGCACATGGCCGAGGTCGAGCGGAACTGGTTCAGCGGCGTGCTGCTGAGCGAAGAGGCGTCTCCCCTGTTCGCCTCGTCGGATGATCCCGAGGGCCGCACGAAGGGCTTCGACCTCTCCGACGGTGTCGGATTCGCGGCGGTCCGCGGCATCTGGCACGACGAGATCACCCGGGCACGCGAGAACTGCGCCGCGCGGTCGCTGGAGGACACGGTTCCGTCCATGGGGGCCGAGGTGAGCCTGCGGTGGATCTACACCCACATGATCGGCGAGTACGCCCGGCACGACGGCCACGCCGACCTCATCCGCGAGCGCATCGACGGCGCCACCGGCGTCTGACGGCGGCCGGGGCGGCCCGGGTTCCGTAGCGGGCCCGGCCGCTCACTCGGCTCCGCTCCCGCGGGCGAAGGCCGCGTCGAACTCCGCGCCGCCGATCGCCCTGCGGGATGCGGCCGAGATCCGGTCCACGTCGCCGCGCTCCGCGCCGGGCAGCGGCGCATCGGCCGAGGCCCGGGCCGCGGTCGCCTCGCCCAGCAGGTGGGCCGCGCGGCGGTGGTCGCCGGCGAGGGCCGCCGCGCCGGCTGTGCCCTCCAGGGCGAGTGCCACCGCCCGGGGGTTTCCGGTCTCGCGGGCCACCGCCAGCCCTTCGGCGTGCAGCGCGGCGGCGGCGCCGGCGTCGCCGCGCTGCTCGGCCACGAATCCCAGCTCGGCCAGCACCAGCGCGGTCCCCGGTTGGTAGCCGGTGCGGCGGTTCCAGGCCAGCAGCCGGCGCAGGTGGGCCTCCGCGGTGTCGAGTCGGCCCCGGCGCCGGGCGCCGAGTGCGAGCCCGGTGGCGGCGAACGCCTCCCCCGATCCGTCGCCCTGCTCGGCGGCCAGCAGCCGCGCCTGCTCATGCAGCTCGTCCGCGTCGTCGACGTCGCCGGCGAGCAGGGCCAGCCGGCCGAGTGCGGCGGTCTGCACGGATACCAGGGGCCAGAGTTTCAGTTCCTCGGCCAGCCCGAGTACGCTGCGATGCGCCCGCTCGGCCGCGTCGTAGTCGCCGGCGATCTCGGCGAGGAGGCCGCGGGTACGGGTGGCCTGGACCTGGCCCCAGCGGTCCCCGACCTCCTGGAACAGCGACTCCGCGGCCTCGCTGTCGCGCCGGGCCGCCGCCAGGCAGCCCCGGGCCAGGGCGGTCTCGGCGCGGGTACTCCTGGCCGCGGCGATGCCCCACCGGTTCCCGCGGGCGCGGAAGGTGCTCAGTGCCTGTTCGACCAGTTTCTCGCTGCCCGCCAGGTCGCCGGAGCCTTGCCGGGCGAAGGCCAGCAGCCACTGGGCGTGCGCGCGCCCGTCGGGGTCGTCGAGGCGGTCGTAGGCCTCCAGCGCGTCGCGGGCCCGTTCGTCGGCATCGGCGCCGCCGAGGGTCGTAAAGCCGAGCGCCGCCAGCCAGGACAGCGCTGCCGCCCGGTCCGGCCCCGCCGGCGCACCGGGCAGCTCCAGTGCCGCCCGCAGCGATTCGCAGGCCTGGCCGTAGCGTCCGCGGAGGATCAGATACCAGGCCAGCGCGTTGACCAGGCGCAGCGCAACGGATGCGGCGCCGAGACGCACGGCGGTGTCCAGGGCCGCACGCATGTTGGCGGACTCGGTGTCCATGCGCTCCAGCCACGCGTGCTGGCCGCTGCCCCGAAGCCGGGGCCGGGCCTGCTCGGCGAGGCGGGTGTAGTAGTGGGCGTGCCGGTGCCGCACGGCGTCGGTCTCGCCGGCCTCGTCGGCGCGCTCCAGGCAGTAGGCGGCGACGGACTCCAAAAGCCGGTAGCGAGGCGAGGGGCGGGCTGCGGTCCCGTGCTCCGCGCCGCCTCCCGCCCGGGTTCCGGGTGCGGTCTCGGCGACCACCAGGGAGCGGTCCACCAGCCGGGAAAGCAGGTCGAGGACGTCGGCGGCGGCCACCTCGCCGCCGGAGCAGACGTCTTCGGCCGCCTCCAGGGTGCAACCGTCGGCGTGCACGGCCAATCGGCGCAGCACGGCGCGTTCGGGCTCGGGTAGCGGCTCCCAGCTCCAGTCGATCATCGCCCGCAGTGTCCGCTGCCGGGCCGGGGCGTCGCGGTTTCCGGCGGTGAGGATCCGGAACCGGTCGTCCAGCCGCGCGGCGAGCTCGCGGACTCCCAGCGACCGGACCCGCGTGGCGGCCAGCTCCAGCGCGAGAGGGATCCCGTCAAGGCGCCGGCAGATCGACGCCACTGCCGCGGCGTTGTCCGGATCGAGGGCGAATCCCGGTGCGGCGGCGGCGGTCCGGTCGACGAACAGCCGCACGGCGGGGGTGTGCTCCATGGCGTGCACGTCGGCGTCCGGGTCGGGCAGCTGCAGCGGCGGCACCGGGTACAGCAGTTCTCCGGTGATCCCTAGGGGCTCCTGCGCGGTGGCCAGGATGTGCACGTGGGGCGCCGCGGCCAAGAGGACCTGCGCCAGCTCGGCTGCCGCCTCGACCACGTGTTCGCAGTTGTCGAGGATGAGCAAGGGCCTCTCGGCCTGCAGCGCCGCCGTGAGCCGGTCGAGGGGGCCGGTGTACTCCCGGCCGGCGGCCGCCCCGACGCCGGCGTCCTCGCGGATGCCCAGCGCCGCCAGCACCGCCCCGGCCAGTGCCTGGGCCGTGTCGGTCGGGTGGTGCGCGGCCAGTTCCACGAGCCAGGTGCCGCCGGGGAAGTCTTCGGCCGCTCGGGCGGCCGTCTCGACCGCCAGCCGGGTCTTGCCCACCCCGCCCGGACCGGTGAGGGTGACCAGCCGGCCGGCCGCCAACCGGGTGCGCACGTCGGCGGTGTCGCCGTCGCGCCCCACCAGGCCGCCATCCGCCAGCAGTGGGGCGGGCAGGTTGGTCCGGGGGCGGGCGGCGGCCTGGTGGGGCGGGTCCGGCCGGAGAGCGGGATCCTGCTGCAGGACCGCCTGGTGGAGCCGGACGAGCTCGGGGCCGGGGTCCGCCCCCAGCTCCGTCCGCAGCCGCACGCGCATGCGCTCGTAGCTCGCGAGGGCGTCGCTCTGGCGGCCGGACTGGTACAGGGCGCGGATGTGGGCGCCACGCAGCCGCTCCCGGAGCGGGTGCTGCTCCACCAGCGCGTCGAGTTCGCCGGCCAGTGGCCGGTACTCGCCCAGCTCCAGGCGCGCGTCGGCGAGGTCTTCCAGCGCCGTCGTCCGCTGTTCCTCCAGGCGGGCGATCTCGGTGCGGGCGAACTCCGCGTCGGCGAAGTCGGCGTAGGCCGGGCCGCGGAAGAGCTCCAGGGCGTCGGTGAGCAGGGCGGTCCGGGCGCGGGGGGCGCCGCTGTCGCGCGCTTGGGCGGTGATCCGCGCGAACCGTCCGGCGTCCACGTGCGAGCTCTCGACGCGCAGCAGGTAGCCGGGGGTGCGCCATTCAACCAGGGCCCGGCCGCCCGGTTCGGCGTCCTCCAGGGACCGCCTCAGCTGGGAGACCTTGGCCTGCAGCGCTCCCGCCGGGTTGGCCGGCGGCTCTTCGCCCCACAGGTCGGCGACCAGCCGGTCGGCCGATACGGGCCGGCCCGCGTGCGCGAGGAGGTCGGCCAGCAGGGTCCGCACTTTCACTCCGGGCACCTGGACGGCCGTGCCCTCGTCCGTCCAGACCGCGAGCGGCCCGAGCACCCCGAATCGCATACCGGACACGCTAGGCCATGGCGGCGGGGCAGCCGACCGTAAGCCGACGGGCAGCGTCCGGTAAGCGCGGGCGAGCACGGTGGGACCGCACCGCAACGACGAAAGGAACCGCTCCGATGAACACCCACGACGCCCGGATCGCGATCATCTACTACTCCTCCACCGGCAACATGCACCGCATCGCGGAGGCGTTCGCCGAAGGAGCCGCCGACGCGGGGGCCGAGGTGCGGCTGCGCCGGGTCGCGGAGCTGGCGCCGGCGGAGGCCGTGGACGCCAACCCGGCCT contains:
- a CDS encoding DUF397 domain-containing protein is translated as MSDWHTSSYSPNGSNCVEVRETPETVDVRDTQNRAVGHLTFDAAEWTAFLDEVRSGRL
- a CDS encoding replication initiator, with the translated sequence MRAVLDRVEAADYPAWRRQVERAGHCGAPVRVRSSAAAVDRATGQVRAEYSSADQPDGTLLVACGDRRARDVDAVAGTIPACTGSTLNDLRLRQPYRSVMGVCRGAADRGGTLREPQASPPPQRLRQWGAARPASEPACRRAHAAHGNGTRRRPLETLRVACVSGAAERTPHTAAGPTTAQGWFTVVR
- a CDS encoding Scr1 family TA system antitoxin-like transcriptional regulator codes for the protein MPPTLFSAALTKFRELAGLTQLQLAGRSGTAHSSVNRWENGGSLPKRDNAESLDAALDANGELLAAWRRSTTGTGLPEWARTLDAIERGARHLSIAAPSLVPGYLQCEEYARFVFASGQPFAESDELDRLTNLRCQRLRDLPQLSITAVFPLSAVAGVPTAIAQQQARYLVEWADTDRVAVHVVPSGSTMPVPTSPLMLFRLRSGEQVVTSDYADGSVTLDPDTHERMGTLFTTALAASLPGDLSVAALKDIYS
- a CDS encoding ATP-binding protein, which codes for MTLTPPGILVARTFPGTPDQVGTARRWLEDTLTRTPGRIPDATTATSVLLLSETATNALAHTPSGAPGSTFTVHVHADRHTLTLVVQDAGATTRPERARTSITDDHGRGLALVEAFADTWQPLPGGNGISFTLSLTPTPTGTPDSASARTAREHAR
- a CDS encoding BTAD domain-containing putative transcriptional regulator, producing the protein MRFGVLGPLAVWTDEGTAVQVPGVKVRTLLADLLAHAGRPVSADRLVADLWGEEPPANPAGALQAKVSQLRRSLEDAEPGGRALVEWRTPGYLLRVESSHVDAGRFARITAQARDSGAPRARTALLTDALELFRGPAYADFADAEFARTEIARLEEQRTTALEDLADARLELGEYRPLAGELDALVEQHPLRERLRGAHIRALYQSGRQSDALASYERMRVRLRTELGADPGPELVRLHQAVLQQDPALRPDPPHQAAARPRTNLPAPLLADGGLVGRDGDTADVRTRLAAGRLVTLTGPGGVGKTRLAVETAARAAEDFPGGTWLVELAAHHPTDTAQALAGAVLAALGIREDAGVGAAAGREYTGPLDRLTAALQAERPLLILDNCEHVVEAAAELAQVLLAAAPHVHILATAQEPLGITGELLYPVPPLQLPDPDADVHAMEHTPAVRLFVDRTAAAAPGFALDPDNAAAVASICRRLDGIPLALELAATRVRSLGVRELAARLDDRFRILTAGNRDAPARQRTLRAMIDWSWEPLPEPERAVLRRLAVHADGCTLEAAEDVCSGGEVAAADVLDLLSRLVDRSLVVAETAPGTRAGGGAEHGTAARPSPRYRLLESVAAYCLERADEAGETDAVRHRHAHYYTRLAEQARPRLRGSGQHAWLERMDTESANMRAALDTAVRLGAASVALRLVNALAWYLILRGRYGQACESLRAALELPGAPAGPDRAAALSWLAALGFTTLGGADADERARDALEAYDRLDDPDGRAHAQWLLAFARQGSGDLAGSEKLVEQALSTFRARGNRWGIAAARSTRAETALARGCLAAARRDSEAAESLFQEVGDRWGQVQATRTRGLLAEIAGDYDAAERAHRSVLGLAEELKLWPLVSVQTAALGRLALLAGDVDDADELHEQARLLAAEQGDGSGEAFAATGLALGARRRGRLDTAEAHLRRLLAWNRRTGYQPGTALVLAELGFVAEQRGDAGAAAALHAEGLAVARETGNPRAVALALEGTAGAAALAGDHRRAAHLLGEATAARASADAPLPGAERGDVDRISAASRRAIGGAEFDAAFARGSGAE
- a CDS encoding DinB family protein translates to MDDSDRPMPLLNADERTNLEGWLDFYRTTLDIKCRGLTEAQLREASAAPSPLTLLGLVQHMAEVERNWFSGVLLSEEASPLFASSDDPEGRTKGFDLSDGVGFAAVRGIWHDEITRARENCAARSLEDTVPSMGAEVSLRWIYTHMIGEYARHDGHADLIRERIDGATGV